In Elaeis guineensis isolate ETL-2024a chromosome 1, EG11, whole genome shotgun sequence, a genomic segment contains:
- the LOC105060385 gene encoding major pollen allergen Lol p 11 has protein sequence MAKLQFLPVFVMLSLTLAGIALAHDPVTNIIGEASKTKDFTLEGRVYCDTCRTGFETDLTTYMPGAKVRLECMRYGTDELTYKAEATTDFLGIYQMTVPDDHSNDQCSVVLVKSSLDNCTEIEPGRDRVRITLAQDGGLLSNIRQANALGYLIDKPLLECGKLLQKYGFANDDD, from the exons ATGGCCAAGCTCCAGTTTCTTCCTGTCTTTGTTATGCTTAGCCTCACCCTCGCCGGCATTGCCCTTGCTCATGATCCTGTCACCAATATTATTGGTGAGGCTTCAAAGACAAAGGACTTTACCCTTGAAGGCCGCGTCTACTGCGACACATGCCGTACTGGCTTCGAGACCGATCTCACCACATACATGCCCG GTGCCAAGGTGAGGCTGGAATGCATGCGCTATGGCACAGATGAGCTCACTTATAAGGCCGAGGCGACAACAGATTTCTTGGGCATCTACCAGATGACAGTTCCAGATGACCACTCAAACGATCAATGCTCGGTCGTGCTCGTGAAGAGCTCGCTCGACAACTGCACCGAAATCGAGCCTGGTCGGGACCGTGTCCGGATCACCCTTGCCCAGGATGGCGGCTTGCTCTCCAACATCCGCCAGGCAAATGCCCTCGGCTATCTCATCGACAAGCCATTGCTGGAGTGCGGCAAGCTGCTCCAAAAATATGGCTTTGCAAATGATGatgattga
- the LOC105060382 gene encoding LOW QUALITY PROTEIN: uncharacterized protein (The sequence of the model RefSeq protein was modified relative to this genomic sequence to represent the inferred CDS: inserted 2 bases in 2 codons) → MASISKLANPSFAASGAPHSSPTLLCDPKLSVNFHSGSPVRRGISPPRLTIRRDRLERSSLVVRCSKQDGNGAPNKRTTLHDLYEKQGQSPWYDNLCRPVTDLLPLIASGVRGVTSNPTIFQKAISSSSAYDEQFRQLISEGKDIESAYWELVIKDIQDACRLFEPIYDQTDGGDGYVSVEVSPRLANDTNGTVEAAKWLHRLVDRPNVYIKIPATAECIPSIKQVISLGISVNVTLIFSLQRYEAVIDAYLDGLESSGLSDLSRLTSVASFFVSRVDTLVDKMLEKIGTPEALDLRGKAAVAQAVLAYKLYQKKFSGPXWEALAKKGAKKQRLLWASTSVKNPAYPDTLYVDPLIGPDTVSTMPDQALQAFIDHGVVSRTIDSNVXEAEGIYSALEKIGIDWIEVGSQLEVEGVESFKKSFDSLLVTLKEKGDSLKFVSL, encoded by the exons ATGGCTTCGATCTCGAAGCTCGCTAACCCTAGCTTCGCCGCCTCCGGGGCGCCCCACTCCTCTCCTACTCTCCTATGCGATCCCAAGCTCTCCGTCAACTTCCACTCCGGATCTCCGGTCCGGAGGGGAATCTCGCCTCCGCGGCTCACGATTCGAAGAGATCGCCTAGAGAGGAGCTCTTTGGT AGTGAGGTGCTCCAAACAAGATGGAAATGGTGCCCCAAATAAGAGAACAACCCTCCATGATCTATATGAGAAGCAAGGACAATCTCCGTGGTATGATAATCTCTGTCGCCCCGTAACAGATTTACTGCCGTTGATTGCAAGTGGTGTCCGAGGTGTTACTAGTAACCCAACG ATTTTCCAGAAAGCAATATCATCATCCAGTGCCTATGATGAACAATTCAG ACAGCTTATATCAGAAGGAAAAGACATAGAAAGTGCTTATTGGGAGCTTGTGATCAAGGATATTCAAGATGCATGCAGACTTTTTGAACCTATTTATGATCAGACGGATGGTGGTGATGGATATGTATCCGTTGAAGTCTCTCCTAGACTTGCAAATGACACAAATGGCACTGTTGAAGCCGCAAAATGGTTGCACAGATTGGTTGACCGCCCAAATGTCTACATAAAGATCCCAGCTACTGCAGAATGCATTCCTTCCATCAAACAAGTTATTTCACTTGGTATAAGTGTCAATGTTACA TTGATCTTCTCACTACAAAGATATGAAGCAGTTATTGATGCTTACTTGGATGGTCTTGAATCTTCGGGGCTCAGTGACCTGTCTAGGCTTACAAGTGTGGCTTCCTTCTTTGTCAGTCGTGTTGACACCCTTGTTGATAAGATGCTTGAAAAGATTGGGACACCTGAAGCTCTTGATCTCCGTGGAAAG GCAGCAGTGGCTCAGGCAGTGCTGGCATATAagctttatcaaaagaaattttCTGGTC GATGGGAAGCTTTGGCAAAGAAAGGTGCCAAAAAGCAGAGATTGCTGTGGGCATCAACTAGCGTGAAGAATCCTGCATATCCTGACACTCTATATGTAGATCCTCTCATTGGACCTGATACG GTTTCAACCATGCCAGACCAGGCTTTGCAAGCCTTCATTGATCATGGCGTTGTTTCGAGGACGATTGACTCAAATG TCGAAGCTGAAGGCATTTACAGTGCGCTTGAGAAGATAGGAATTGACTGGATTGAGGTTGGGTCACAACTTGAGGTGGAGGGCGTGGAGTCCTTCAAGAAGAGTTTTGATAGTCTGCTAGTCACCCTGAAAGAGAAGGGCGATTCTCTCAAGTTTGTCAGCCTGTAA